A portion of the Myxococcus stipitatus genome contains these proteins:
- a CDS encoding S8 family serine peptidase, producing MKRWVLLGLLGGAVACSSGSDPDPQGPEEEVCPGTEEVSVPRTGLSQGSAAALNQDEGERVLITYRSNVSASALARADVFTAKARQLGARVQRRFARIDAVAASVSPAAKAALAADPDVLSVEPDRVVRALGMSSLPPGFLLAGTPNTHGSAGEYTDGLKMVRAPQVWDADGDGNLDVGAPSGSGIRVCVVDSGWDDRHPELQAAYVGGKDFIDGDDEPLDQKVTNGVVEWGGGHGTHTAATIAAQLGAGGHVRPGDDPDGVAGVAPTVELLVARVLDTGGNGLTSDVISALEWCRENKANIVSLSLGSAERSTAEQTAFQEAFDAGVLSVAATGNQGVLGVSYPAAYSSVVAVGAVDFGGQWAPFSQYGDEVALVGPGVSVLSATIVGKAPYGDVKVAGASYVTEPLEFTQIGTYTGKLVYCGLAESVSDCGEGATCEGFVALVDRGNIYFQDKARNAIRAGAKAVIIGNNDPTDGTGNFTLTDPADYWVPTTSVSMDSASLLKQRVGQDVTIEVAGLDYLRESGTSMATPHVAGVAALTWSACPKLTNAQIRAILQETASHPGARDQKTGFGVVRADGAVARAKELCQTP from the coding sequence ATGAAGCGTTGGGTCTTGCTCGGGCTGCTCGGCGGGGCGGTGGCCTGCTCCTCGGGGTCGGATCCCGACCCCCAGGGGCCCGAAGAGGAGGTCTGTCCAGGCACCGAGGAGGTCTCCGTGCCGCGCACCGGCCTGTCCCAGGGGAGCGCCGCGGCCTTGAACCAGGACGAGGGCGAGCGGGTGCTCATCACCTACCGCTCGAACGTCTCCGCCTCCGCCCTGGCCCGGGCGGACGTCTTCACGGCGAAGGCGCGGCAGCTGGGGGCGCGGGTGCAGCGGCGCTTCGCGCGCATCGACGCCGTCGCCGCCAGCGTCTCTCCGGCCGCGAAGGCGGCGCTCGCCGCGGACCCCGACGTGCTGTCCGTGGAGCCGGACCGGGTGGTACGGGCGCTCGGCATGTCGAGCCTGCCGCCGGGCTTCCTGCTGGCCGGCACGCCCAACACCCACGGCTCCGCGGGCGAGTACACGGATGGCCTGAAGATGGTGCGCGCGCCCCAGGTCTGGGACGCGGACGGCGATGGCAATCTGGATGTCGGCGCGCCGTCCGGCTCCGGCATCCGGGTCTGTGTGGTCGACAGCGGTTGGGATGACCGGCATCCGGAGCTGCAGGCCGCGTACGTCGGAGGAAAGGACTTCATCGACGGCGACGACGAGCCGCTGGACCAGAAGGTGACCAACGGCGTCGTGGAGTGGGGCGGCGGCCATGGCACGCACACGGCGGCGACCATCGCCGCGCAGCTCGGCGCGGGAGGCCACGTGCGTCCCGGTGACGACCCGGATGGCGTCGCCGGCGTGGCGCCCACCGTGGAGCTGCTGGTGGCGCGCGTGCTGGACACCGGAGGCAACGGCCTCACCTCCGACGTCATCTCCGCGCTGGAGTGGTGCCGGGAGAACAAGGCGAACATCGTCTCGCTGTCGCTGGGCTCCGCGGAGAGGTCCACCGCCGAGCAGACCGCCTTCCAGGAGGCGTTCGACGCCGGCGTGCTCTCGGTGGCCGCCACGGGCAACCAGGGCGTGCTGGGGGTCTCCTACCCCGCGGCCTACAGCAGCGTCGTGGCGGTGGGCGCGGTGGACTTCGGTGGCCAGTGGGCGCCCTTCTCCCAGTACGGCGACGAGGTGGCGCTGGTGGGGCCGGGCGTGAGCGTGCTGAGCGCGACCATCGTCGGCAAGGCGCCCTATGGCGACGTCAAGGTGGCGGGCGCGAGCTACGTGACGGAGCCGCTCGAGTTCACGCAGATTGGTACGTACACCGGCAAGCTCGTCTACTGCGGCCTGGCGGAGTCCGTCTCCGACTGTGGCGAGGGCGCCACCTGCGAGGGCTTCGTCGCCCTGGTGGACCGGGGGAACATCTACTTCCAGGACAAGGCGCGCAACGCCATCCGCGCCGGCGCCAAGGCCGTCATCATCGGCAACAACGACCCGACCGACGGCACGGGCAACTTCACGCTCACCGACCCCGCCGACTACTGGGTGCCCACCACGTCCGTCTCCATGGATTCGGCCAGCCTGCTCAAGCAGCGCGTGGGCCAGGACGTGACCATCGAGGTGGCGGGGCTGGACTACCTGCGCGAGTCGGGCACCTCCATGGCGACGCCGCACGTCGCGGGCGTGGCCGCGCTGACGTGGAGCGCGTGCCCCAAGCTCACCAACGCGCAGATCCGCGCCATCCTGCAGGAGACGGCCAGCCACCCGGGGGCCCGGGACCAGAAGACCGGCTTCGGCGTGGTGCGGGCGGACGGGGCCGTGGCGCGCGCCAAGGAGCTGTGCCAGACGCCCTGA
- a CDS encoding acyltransferase family protein, with product MSAHSARPDAGAPAVPAPRLHGHLPVLDGVRGLAVLLVVFFHTTHLSDQSVAGRATWWLAGAGWTGVDLFFVLSGFLITGILWEAKGQTYYFRNFYARRFLRIFPLYYAALAVSFLVLPPLVGRLHLDERITTDGAVWYLLYLSNFYQLWVDTTHPILGVVWSLAIEEQFYIVWPFLIAAVSYRGAIRLCLGTIALAILVRVGLTLWGASEESTYVVTFCRVDSLALGALLSLALRHPEGKGLSAFPWMRYAPWLALPVVAAAIALPVGPAFKTVIRTGGYTAVGILYTLLVYKVVSAERGSLLNRVLSNRVLLTYGKYSYAIYLVHSPLDAILRRTVLKTPLKQVAGSDFPMQVVFYLVAASLSLGLALVSWNLFEKHFLKLKDYFPYSERPAPAPAPASVASGSPGTAG from the coding sequence ATGTCTGCCCATTCCGCCCGTCCGGATGCCGGTGCTCCGGCGGTGCCAGCTCCGCGCCTGCACGGCCATCTTCCCGTGCTGGATGGTGTCCGGGGGCTCGCGGTCCTGTTGGTCGTCTTCTTCCACACGACGCACCTGAGCGACCAGAGCGTCGCGGGGAGGGCCACGTGGTGGCTGGCGGGGGCGGGCTGGACGGGCGTGGACCTGTTCTTCGTCCTCTCCGGCTTCCTCATCACCGGCATCCTGTGGGAGGCGAAGGGGCAGACGTATTACTTCCGCAACTTCTACGCGCGGCGCTTCCTGCGCATCTTCCCGCTGTACTACGCGGCGCTGGCCGTCTCGTTCCTCGTCCTGCCGCCGCTGGTGGGGCGGCTGCACCTGGACGAGCGCATCACCACCGACGGCGCCGTCTGGTACCTGCTGTACCTCTCCAACTTCTATCAGCTCTGGGTGGACACCACGCATCCCATCCTGGGCGTGGTGTGGTCGCTGGCCATCGAGGAGCAGTTCTACATCGTCTGGCCATTCCTCATCGCCGCGGTGTCGTACCGGGGCGCCATCCGGCTGTGTCTGGGCACCATCGCCCTGGCCATCCTGGTGCGCGTGGGCCTGACGCTGTGGGGCGCGAGCGAGGAGAGCACGTACGTGGTGACGTTCTGCCGCGTGGACTCGCTGGCGCTGGGCGCGCTGCTGTCCCTGGCGCTGCGCCACCCGGAGGGCAAGGGGCTGAGCGCGTTCCCGTGGATGCGCTACGCGCCCTGGCTGGCGCTGCCCGTGGTGGCGGCGGCCATCGCCCTGCCGGTGGGGCCCGCGTTCAAGACGGTGATTCGCACCGGCGGCTACACCGCGGTGGGCATCCTCTACACGCTGCTCGTGTACAAGGTGGTGTCCGCGGAGCGCGGCAGCCTGCTCAACCGCGTGTTATCCAATCGGGTGCTGCTCACGTACGGCAAGTACAGCTACGCCATCTACCTGGTGCACTCGCCGCTGGACGCCATCCTCCGGCGCACGGTGCTGAAGACGCCGCTGAAACAGGTGGCCGGCTCCGACTTCCCCATGCAGGTGGTGTTCTACCTGGTGGCCGCGTCGCTCTCGCTGGGCCTCGCGCTGGTGAGCTGGAACCTGTTCGAGAAGCACTTCCTGAAGCTCAAGGACTACTTCCCGTACAGCGAGCGCCCCGCGCCGGCTCCCGCTCCCGCGTCCGTGGCCAGCGGCTCTCCGGGCACCGCGGGTTGA
- a CDS encoding FruA-associating protein, FapA, which translates to MTTTLEHAGYNKMTVLYPEDHELLSPGQSVKDPQTAAKLRLQASLWLSRAQREYHDAIFLRDGTEDSLDRYASARAELDSAEAWALRVSTALIQRG; encoded by the coding sequence ATGACTACGACACTTGAGCATGCTGGCTACAACAAGATGACGGTGCTGTATCCCGAGGACCACGAGCTGCTGTCTCCGGGGCAGTCGGTGAAGGACCCCCAGACGGCGGCGAAGTTGCGGCTCCAGGCCAGCCTCTGGCTGAGCCGGGCTCAGCGCGAGTATCACGACGCCATCTTCCTGCGGGATGGCACGGAGGACAGCCTGGACCGCTACGCGAGCGCGCGGGCGGAGCTGGACTCCGCGGAGGCGTGGGCCCTGCGCGTCTCCACCGCGCTCATCCAACGCGGCTGA
- a CDS encoding zf-HC2 domain-containing protein: protein MSTCRESELDALLAGELSPEDAARVRAHADGCAACRHALAWLRTERGWMAQRARRMPSRPALDFAALEARLAAKASAPARPEPRESPWRGWRTMLMGAMATMACFGLGLVRGVPASSTEEPWGAEVFVATPGDESCEDAAAALEARVGACLIASPGLVASRR, encoded by the coding sequence ATGAGCACCTGTCGGGAGAGCGAACTGGACGCGCTGCTGGCCGGGGAGCTGTCGCCCGAGGACGCCGCCCGGGTGCGCGCGCACGCGGACGGCTGCGCCGCGTGCCGGCACGCGCTGGCCTGGTTGAGGACGGAGCGGGGGTGGATGGCCCAGCGCGCGCGCCGCATGCCCTCGCGCCCCGCGCTCGACTTCGCGGCCCTCGAGGCGCGGCTGGCGGCGAAGGCGTCCGCTCCCGCACGCCCGGAGCCGCGCGAGTCGCCGTGGCGCGGCTGGCGCACGATGTTGATGGGCGCCATGGCCACCATGGCCTGCTTCGGGCTCGGGCTGGTGCGAGGCGTTCCCGCCTCGAGCACCGAGGAGCCCTGGGGCGCGGAGGTGTTCGTCGCGACTCCGGGCGACGAGTCCTGCGAGGACGCCGCCGCCGCGCTGGAGGCCCGGGTGGGCGCGTGCCTCATCGCCTCACCCGGGCTCGTCGCGTCGCGACGCTAG
- a CDS encoding NAD(P)-dependent alcohol dehydrogenase, translated as MSTARGYAAQSATSPLAPFQFERREPGPRDVQLEVLFCGICHSDLHQARDEWGGALFPMVPGHEIIGRVTRAGADVKKFQVGDLVGVGCMVDSCRDCPSCKEGLEQYCTRSPVYTYNSRERDGKTPTQGGYSDSLVVDQDFVLKVPANLDPARAAPLLCAGITTFSPLRHWKVGPGQRVGIVGLGGLGHMGVKFARAMGAHVIVFSHTDKKKQDALRLGAHEVVVSANAEEMAARAGTLDFVLDTVSAPHDLNAYLNLLRRDGSLVLVGVPEKPLPVQPFSVIAQRRNFSGSSIGGIRETQEMLDFCGKHEVLSDVEVIPIQQVNEAYTRLLKGDVKYRFVIDMRSLKE; from the coding sequence ATGTCGACCGCCCGTGGCTACGCGGCCCAGTCCGCGACCTCCCCCCTTGCCCCCTTCCAGTTCGAGCGCCGGGAGCCCGGCCCGCGCGACGTCCAGCTCGAGGTCCTCTTCTGCGGCATCTGCCACTCCGACCTGCACCAGGCCCGCGACGAGTGGGGTGGCGCCCTCTTCCCCATGGTGCCCGGTCACGAAATCATCGGCCGGGTGACGCGCGCCGGCGCGGACGTGAAGAAGTTCCAGGTGGGCGACCTGGTGGGCGTCGGCTGCATGGTCGACTCCTGCCGCGACTGCCCGTCCTGCAAGGAGGGCCTGGAGCAGTACTGCACCCGGTCGCCCGTCTACACCTACAACTCGCGCGAGCGGGACGGGAAGACGCCCACCCAGGGCGGCTACTCGGACAGCCTCGTCGTGGACCAGGACTTCGTCCTGAAGGTGCCCGCCAACCTGGACCCCGCGCGCGCCGCGCCCCTGCTGTGCGCGGGCATCACCACCTTCTCACCCCTGCGCCACTGGAAGGTCGGCCCCGGCCAGCGCGTGGGCATCGTCGGCCTGGGCGGCCTGGGGCACATGGGCGTGAAGTTCGCGCGCGCCATGGGCGCCCACGTCATCGTCTTCAGCCACACCGACAAGAAGAAGCAGGACGCCCTGCGCCTGGGCGCCCACGAGGTCGTCGTCTCCGCCAACGCCGAGGAGATGGCCGCCCGCGCCGGCACCCTCGACTTCGTCCTCGACACCGTCTCCGCCCCCCACGACCTCAACGCCTACCTGAACCTGCTGCGCCGCGACGGCAGCCTCGTGCTCGTCGGCGTGCCGGAGAAGCCCCTCCCCGTCCAGCCCTTCTCCGTCATCGCCCAGCGCCGCAACTTCTCCGGCTCGAGCATTGGCGGAATCCGTGAAACACAAGAGATGCTTGATTTTTGCGGTAAGCATGAGGTGCTTTCCGACGTGGAGGTCATTCCCATCCAACAGGTGAACGAGGCCTACACGCGGCTGCTCAAGGGCGACGTGAAATACCGCTTCGTCATCGACATGCGCAGCCTGAAGGAATGA
- a CDS encoding RNA polymerase sigma factor, giving the protein MALLSAMKMVLAGAPPSDTDGERSLLRRARAGDSAAFRRLFERHAPGVWRFLRDLLRDEEAADEATQETFVRAHGRLGALRDEERVGAWLLGIARRVYLESRRGRGVQVDVDDEAHAHEVEAVLPTPSPEDLLLDRELEGLLTQALGTLREERRAALLLRIDHGLPYEEIASVMGWSLQKVKNEIHRARLSLREQLAAHVGGGRP; this is encoded by the coding sequence GTGGCCCTCCTCTCCGCCATGAAGATGGTCCTGGCAGGTGCGCCTCCATCCGACACGGATGGGGAGCGCTCGCTGCTGCGTCGAGCGCGCGCTGGGGACTCCGCGGCGTTCCGGCGGTTGTTCGAGCGGCACGCGCCGGGCGTGTGGCGCTTCCTGCGCGACCTGTTGCGTGACGAGGAGGCGGCGGACGAGGCGACCCAGGAGACCTTCGTCCGGGCCCACGGGCGGCTGGGGGCGCTGCGCGACGAGGAGCGGGTCGGCGCGTGGCTGCTGGGCATCGCGCGGCGCGTGTACCTGGAGTCCCGGCGGGGCCGGGGCGTGCAGGTGGACGTGGACGACGAGGCGCACGCGCACGAGGTGGAGGCGGTGCTGCCCACGCCCTCTCCGGAGGACCTGCTGCTCGACCGCGAGCTGGAAGGCCTGCTCACCCAGGCGCTGGGGACGCTGCGCGAGGAGCGACGCGCGGCGCTGCTGCTGCGCATCGACCACGGGTTGCCCTACGAGGAGATTGCGTCGGTGATGGGCTGGTCGCTCCAGAAGGTGAAGAACGAAATCCACCGCGCGCGGCTGAGCCTGCGCGAACAACTCGCGGCGCACGTGGGAGGAGGCCGGCCATGA
- a CDS encoding TonB-dependent receptor, which translates to MRVVAQVDPAANPAATETGPATGVSTARAEEPSGEDTAPTESPASPARQDEPAPKLGTQSPPSPITEPASNLITGPTPSITPEPTESPEHDALTQSEQAPGGETSPSAPVPEPESKNAGSTVVRGARPAQSASEVTLGRDVLDAAPRTGAVDLLRAVPGMVASQHSGEGKAHQLFLRGFDALHGQDVELNVAGLPVNEVSHIHALGYADLNFVIPEAVESIDVTEGSYRASQGDFAVAGTVRMDLGIREQGVHIAGTLGQYRQRRLVATVRPGEDPGTFAAIELGEGKGYGAQRGYGRASLLAQATGKLGDGVTVRALGGSYVTRFDSPGVVREDDLLAGRSTFFSASSPRQGGSVSRHQLLLGVELPRTGKGRTRLEVFGILSDLRLRNNFTGYRVDERGDGLEQTNDATILGARAEHRRNVTALGHPVSLELGLGARRDGVNQTQRRYRESDGTFFSDEVDAEFTQTDVWGSAEARMQLGRWALRVGGRADALGVEVFDALAFRDPRFYDGQGYSRSAFGVHLGAKAGVEFALSDGADAWRLFASYGDGFRSPQARSLSEGERAPFVSVHGAELGARKDGERWAAQLSLFGSQVENDFFFDHTVGTTVYTGETLRTGVSASLQARPLPGLVAALSTTVAHAYVTATDTLLPYFAPLVARADVGWERPLEWSWLGGAGTTVSVGTGLTLIGPRPLPFDERSRTVFLADAEVAVRRGELGLRLEVRNLLDARWRDGEFVYSSRFDPSAPASLVPQRHFTAGSPRTASLTLEVHL; encoded by the coding sequence ATGAGGGTGGTCGCACAGGTCGACCCCGCCGCGAATCCCGCCGCCACGGAGACCGGGCCCGCGACAGGAGTCTCCACCGCGCGGGCCGAGGAGCCATCGGGCGAAGACACCGCGCCCACGGAATCACCCGCCAGTCCCGCCAGGCAGGACGAGCCAGCCCCGAAACTCGGCACCCAATCGCCCCCGAGCCCCATCACCGAGCCGGCCTCGAACCTCATCACGGGGCCAACTCCGAGCATCACTCCCGAGCCGACCGAATCACCGGAGCACGACGCCCTCACCCAGTCCGAACAGGCACCAGGCGGCGAGACCTCACCGTCGGCCCCGGTCCCCGAACCGGAGTCGAAGAACGCCGGGTCCACCGTCGTGCGCGGGGCACGTCCGGCGCAGAGCGCCTCGGAGGTGACGCTCGGCCGTGACGTCCTGGACGCGGCGCCACGCACGGGCGCGGTGGACCTGCTGCGCGCGGTGCCGGGCATGGTGGCCTCGCAGCACAGCGGCGAGGGCAAGGCGCACCAGCTCTTCCTCCGGGGCTTCGACGCGCTGCACGGCCAGGACGTGGAGCTCAACGTCGCGGGCCTGCCCGTGAACGAGGTGAGCCACATCCACGCGCTGGGCTACGCGGACCTCAACTTCGTCATCCCCGAAGCCGTCGAGTCCATCGACGTCACCGAGGGCTCCTATCGCGCGTCCCAGGGAGACTTCGCCGTGGCGGGCACGGTGCGCATGGACCTGGGCATCCGTGAGCAGGGCGTCCACATCGCGGGCACGCTGGGGCAGTACCGCCAGCGCCGCCTGGTGGCCACGGTCCGTCCCGGCGAGGACCCGGGCACCTTCGCGGCCATCGAGCTGGGCGAGGGCAAGGGCTACGGCGCCCAGCGGGGCTACGGCCGCGCATCCCTCCTGGCGCAGGCCACTGGCAAGCTCGGGGACGGCGTCACCGTGCGCGCGCTCGGCGGCAGCTACGTCACGCGCTTCGACTCCCCGGGCGTGGTGCGAGAGGACGACCTGCTCGCGGGGCGCAGCACCTTCTTCTCCGCGTCCAGTCCGCGACAGGGCGGCTCGGTGTCGAGGCACCAGCTCCTGCTCGGCGTGGAGCTTCCTCGCACGGGCAAGGGCCGCACGCGCCTGGAGGTCTTCGGCATCCTCTCGGACCTGAGGCTGCGCAACAACTTCACCGGCTACCGCGTGGATGAGCGGGGAGACGGCCTCGAGCAGACGAACGACGCCACCATCCTCGGCGCGCGCGCGGAGCACCGGCGCAACGTGACGGCCCTCGGCCACCCCGTGTCCCTCGAACTGGGCCTCGGCGCGAGACGCGACGGCGTGAACCAGACGCAGCGCCGCTACCGCGAATCGGACGGCACCTTCTTCTCGGACGAGGTGGACGCCGAGTTCACCCAGACGGACGTGTGGGGCTCCGCGGAGGCGAGGATGCAGCTCGGCCGCTGGGCGCTGCGCGTGGGCGGGCGCGCGGACGCGCTGGGCGTGGAGGTCTTCGACGCGCTCGCCTTCCGGGACCCGCGCTTCTACGACGGGCAGGGCTATTCGCGCAGCGCGTTCGGCGTGCACCTGGGCGCGAAGGCGGGCGTGGAGTTCGCGCTCTCCGACGGCGCGGACGCGTGGCGCCTGTTCGCCAGCTATGGCGATGGCTTCCGCTCCCCTCAAGCACGCAGCCTCTCGGAGGGCGAGCGGGCCCCGTTCGTCTCCGTGCACGGCGCGGAGCTGGGCGCGCGCAAGGACGGCGAGCGCTGGGCCGCGCAGCTGAGCCTCTTCGGCTCCCAGGTGGAGAACGACTTCTTCTTCGACCACACGGTGGGCACCACCGTGTACACGGGCGAGACGCTGCGCACGGGCGTGTCCGCCTCGCTCCAGGCCCGTCCCCTGCCGGGCCTCGTCGCCGCGCTGAGCACCACGGTGGCGCACGCGTACGTCACGGCGACGGACACGCTGCTGCCCTACTTCGCGCCGCTCGTCGCGCGAGCAGACGTGGGCTGGGAGCGTCCGCTGGAGTGGTCCTGGCTGGGCGGCGCGGGCACGACGGTGTCGGTGGGCACGGGCCTGACGCTCATCGGTCCCCGTCCGCTGCCCTTCGACGAGCGCAGCCGCACGGTGTTCCTCGCGGACGCGGAGGTGGCCGTGCGGCGCGGCGAACTGGGGCTGCGCCTGGAGGTGCGAAACCTGCTCGACGCGCGCTGGCGCGACGGCGAGTTCGTCTACAGCTCGCGCTTCGACCCGAGCGCCCCCGCAAGCCTCGTGCCTCAACGACATTTCACCGCGGGGTCGCCTCGGACGGCCTCGCTCACCCTGGAGGTCCATCTATGA
- the glpD gene encoding glycerol-3-phosphate dehydrogenase, which translates to MRSKSAALRQAASEVDVPPTRPREERLRALATETFDVLVIGGGVTGAGSARDAVLRGLKVALVEREDFASGTSSRSSRLIHGGLRYLEHGHLGLVFESSIERQRLLKLAPHLVRPLAFVWPVYEGSRVPRWKLNAGLMLYDALSLFRNVKGYQRLNTRQVHDAEPGLRTEELKGGARYYDAATDDARLTLANALGASEAGAVVLNHASVRRLTVEAGHANGAVVVDHLSGREITVRARCIVNATGPWSDEIRRLDSPEGNVHAVRGSKGVHLAVPRERLGNRDALTLLSPRDGRVMFILPADDFTIIGTTETSTRAHPAEVRASEEDIAYLLASANAFFPDAKLTREDVVSAWAGIRPLSASGYHGNTDAGSASREHHLDLSPTGVLAISGGKLTTYRVMARDVVDAVEKQLRQPRRKSPTESLPLPGGDIVSMELELAAAREVVGDAATAVHLVRAYGTRWRRVWQLTREQPTLARPLAEGLPYRAAEAAWGVTHEFVHTLSDLLIRRLKVAFETRDQGRAAARVAAEVMAPLLGWDADETRRQLALYADDASRIFGIDSAAS; encoded by the coding sequence GTGCGTTCCAAATCCGCCGCGCTCCGTCAGGCAGCCTCCGAAGTCGATGTCCCACCGACACGACCCCGAGAGGAGCGCCTGCGGGCGCTGGCCACCGAGACGTTCGACGTGCTCGTCATCGGCGGAGGCGTCACGGGCGCGGGTTCGGCGCGAGACGCGGTGCTGCGCGGGTTGAAGGTCGCGCTCGTCGAGCGAGAGGACTTCGCCAGCGGGACGTCCAGCCGCTCGTCGCGGCTCATCCACGGAGGACTGCGCTACCTCGAGCATGGCCACCTGGGCCTCGTCTTCGAGTCCAGCATCGAGCGTCAGCGCCTGTTGAAGCTGGCGCCCCACCTGGTGCGTCCCCTGGCCTTCGTGTGGCCCGTGTACGAGGGCTCGCGCGTGCCGCGCTGGAAGCTCAACGCGGGCCTCATGCTCTACGACGCGCTGTCGCTCTTCCGGAACGTGAAGGGCTACCAGCGCCTCAACACCCGGCAGGTCCACGACGCCGAGCCCGGGCTGCGCACCGAGGAGCTGAAGGGGGGCGCGCGCTACTACGACGCGGCCACGGATGACGCGCGCCTCACGCTCGCCAACGCGCTGGGGGCCTCCGAGGCCGGCGCCGTCGTGCTCAACCACGCCTCCGTGCGGCGGCTCACCGTCGAGGCGGGGCACGCGAACGGCGCGGTGGTGGTGGACCACCTCTCCGGGCGGGAAATCACCGTGCGCGCGCGCTGCATCGTCAACGCCACCGGTCCGTGGAGCGACGAGATCCGCCGACTGGATTCCCCGGAGGGGAACGTGCACGCGGTGCGCGGCAGCAAGGGCGTGCACCTCGCGGTGCCGCGCGAGCGGTTGGGCAACCGCGACGCCCTCACGCTGCTGTCTCCGCGAGACGGGCGCGTCATGTTCATCCTGCCCGCGGACGACTTCACCATCATCGGCACGACGGAGACGTCCACGCGGGCCCACCCCGCGGAGGTGCGCGCCAGCGAGGAGGACATCGCCTATCTCCTGGCGTCGGCGAACGCCTTCTTCCCGGACGCGAAGCTGACCCGCGAGGACGTGGTGAGCGCCTGGGCCGGCATCCGCCCCCTGTCCGCGAGCGGCTACCACGGCAACACCGACGCGGGCAGCGCCAGCCGCGAACACCACCTCGACCTCAGCCCCACGGGCGTGCTCGCCATCAGCGGAGGCAAGCTCACCACCTACCGCGTCATGGCGCGCGACGTGGTGGACGCCGTGGAGAAGCAGCTGCGTCAGCCCCGCCGCAAGTCACCCACCGAATCGCTGCCCCTGCCAGGGGGCGACATCGTGAGCATGGAGCTGGAGCTCGCCGCCGCGCGCGAGGTGGTGGGGGACGCGGCGACGGCCGTCCATCTGGTGCGGGCTTATGGCACCCGCTGGCGCCGCGTGTGGCAGCTCACCCGGGAGCAGCCCACGCTCGCCCGGCCGCTCGCGGAGGGACTGCCCTACCGCGCCGCCGAGGCGGCGTGGGGCGTGACGCACGAGTTCGTCCACACCCTGTCCGACCTGCTCATCCGTCGCTTGAAGGTCGCGTTCGAGACGAGGGACCAGGGGCGCGCCGCCGCGCGCGTGGCCGCCGAGGTCATGGCGCCCCTCCTGGGGTGGGACGCGGACGAGACGCGGCGCCAGCTCGCCCTCTATGCGGACGACGCGTCGCGCATCTTCGGCATCGACAGCGCCGCGTCGTGA